A DNA window from Desulfatibacillum aliphaticivorans DSM 15576 contains the following coding sequences:
- a CDS encoding PAS domain-containing hybrid sensor histidine kinase/response regulator, with the protein MQRKPTYEELEKTVESLENALSREGLSGNLFRTKQGQAPMNQSWYTNLFEKHLDAIYLIGQDGRILDANKAACRALGVSKEMMRDLLIMDIDPNFCIESFQSFWEGHPNELPRVFESTHKNAEGAAYPVQVMGIPFTEHGHKRFFGIARDMSHRKEAEAKIREKESNFRELIETIEDMVFICTLSGEVVYANPFARKRLGYSRDDFQNLAFWDLFPEDTHADARTFFKAAITTKQDFPLPLRNRDGRRIASETCAWKGKWGEKDAIFLVSKDLSDLQENLHLFERLFRDNPILMALTTIPEGRFVDVNVAFINMLGYSKAEILGNTVANLGLFVHPEKQANVSKLLRKNGNLNNVELQVVTKHGSILEGLFSGEVVYSNGTPYSLTAMSNITEQRKIESALKLQAMVLDQIHDYVTVTDTKGVITYVNNAVKTNLGYTQGELVGLSTEVYGEKSGHGATQQEIFQKTLQDGRWHGEVVNRTIHGREVFLDSRVQKVFDDSGECIALCGVSTDITERKKIEQDLIKSKEQYVLAINGARDGIWDWDLHDNSLFLSPRWKEMIGYCDEELPNIFSSFEDRLHPEDKPVVLKYVENYLLGKTPAYSIEFRLRHKDGSYRWIQARGGALRDENGVPYRMAGSHTDITEQKSFEEKIQQAQKMESIANLASGIAHDFNNILTPIMGLAEMLTEDLRTGSPEQIKVKEIFKASERARDLISQILAFGRKSEEKLGPVKFQYILDDVLTLCRSSIPKNIEIQSAIQKNCGAIWANATQLHQIAMNLITNAYHAMENMDGAKIEVSLREVDRGSDDHGSSEILGDRQLLFSVSDTGAGIPPEIMDKIFEPYFTTKKQGKGTGLGLAVVYGILKEYGGDIRIESDVGKGSTFHLYFPMMEKPGEFERSTEIPKIKTGHEHILIVDDEPALVNLVKTLLNRLGYQVTARLGAMEALEAFKANPENYDAVISDMAMPKMTGDRLAAEMKKIRPDIPVMICTGFSERLNKEKAEAIGIEGFLMKPFNKNNLAVMLRKVLDQAKK; encoded by the coding sequence ATGCAGCGTAAACCCACCTACGAAGAATTAGAAAAAACTGTGGAGTCATTGGAAAACGCACTATCAAGGGAAGGTCTGTCCGGGAATCTTTTTCGGACTAAACAAGGCCAGGCTCCCATGAACCAGAGTTGGTACACTAATCTTTTTGAAAAGCATCTCGACGCCATATATTTGATTGGGCAAGATGGAAGGATTTTGGACGCCAACAAGGCTGCCTGTCGAGCATTAGGGGTAAGCAAGGAGATGATGCGTGATTTATTAATAATGGATATTGATCCAAATTTTTGCATAGAATCCTTTCAATCCTTCTGGGAAGGACACCCTAACGAACTTCCCCGGGTTTTTGAATCTACTCATAAAAATGCTGAAGGAGCAGCGTATCCAGTTCAAGTGATGGGGATTCCTTTTACTGAACATGGACATAAAAGGTTTTTTGGAATTGCCAGGGATATGTCTCATCGTAAAGAGGCTGAGGCAAAAATAAGGGAAAAGGAATCAAACTTTCGGGAGTTGATCGAAACAATTGAAGACATGGTTTTTATATGCACCCTGTCTGGAGAAGTTGTATACGCCAACCCTTTTGCCCGCAAAAGGTTGGGCTACTCTCGGGATGATTTCCAAAATTTGGCTTTTTGGGATTTGTTCCCTGAAGACACTCATGCTGATGCTAGGACCTTTTTTAAGGCAGCCATCACGACCAAGCAGGACTTTCCTTTACCGTTACGAAACAGAGACGGTAGGCGAATTGCCTCAGAAACATGTGCATGGAAAGGGAAATGGGGCGAAAAGGACGCCATATTTCTCGTTTCCAAAGACTTGTCGGACTTACAGGAGAATCTTCATCTTTTTGAACGCCTTTTTAGGGATAATCCTATCCTGATGGCGCTTACAACAATTCCTGAAGGACGGTTTGTTGATGTCAACGTGGCATTTATAAATATGCTTGGTTATTCAAAAGCGGAGATTCTCGGCAATACCGTAGCCAATCTTGGATTGTTTGTTCATCCGGAAAAACAGGCGAATGTTTCAAAATTATTGAGGAAGAATGGAAACTTGAACAATGTTGAACTTCAGGTCGTTACCAAACACGGATCCATCCTCGAGGGCCTGTTTTCAGGAGAAGTTGTGTACTCTAACGGAACCCCGTATTCTCTGACAGCCATGTCCAATATTACGGAGCAAAGAAAGATAGAAAGCGCCTTGAAGCTGCAGGCTATGGTTCTTGATCAAATCCATGATTATGTCACAGTAACGGATACTAAGGGGGTTATCACATATGTGAATAACGCGGTAAAAACGAATCTTGGCTATACGCAAGGGGAGCTGGTGGGGCTATCCACCGAAGTATATGGAGAAAAGTCAGGCCATGGCGCCACGCAACAGGAAATTTTTCAAAAGACGCTGCAGGATGGCAGGTGGCACGGGGAGGTTGTTAATCGAACTATTCATGGACGGGAAGTTTTTTTGGACTCCAGGGTGCAAAAAGTTTTTGATGACTCCGGGGAATGTATTGCTCTTTGCGGCGTTTCCACAGATATAACAGAACGCAAGAAAATTGAACAGGATCTCATAAAAAGTAAAGAACAATATGTATTGGCCATTAATGGCGCCCGCGACGGCATCTGGGATTGGGATTTGCACGACAATAGCCTGTTTTTGTCCCCAAGGTGGAAGGAGATGATAGGCTATTGCGATGAGGAACTGCCTAATATTTTCTCTTCTTTTGAAGACCGCCTGCATCCTGAAGATAAACCCGTTGTACTGAAATATGTGGAAAACTATCTCCTGGGCAAAACGCCTGCGTACTCCATTGAGTTCCGGCTTCGTCATAAAGACGGCTCTTATCGCTGGATTCAAGCAAGGGGGGGGGCCCTCAGGGATGAAAACGGGGTTCCGTATCGAATGGCCGGGTCTCATACGGACATCACGGAACAGAAGTCATTTGAGGAGAAAATTCAACAAGCTCAAAAAATGGAATCCATTGCAAATCTGGCAAGCGGAATAGCACACGATTTTAATAACATTTTAACGCCAATTATGGGCTTGGCGGAAATGCTTACCGAAGATCTGCGCACAGGCAGCCCGGAACAGATTAAGGTAAAAGAGATATTTAAAGCCAGTGAAAGAGCGCGCGATCTGATTTCACAAATTTTAGCTTTTGGCCGCAAGTCGGAAGAAAAGCTGGGCCCTGTAAAGTTTCAATATATACTTGATGATGTGTTAACGCTTTGCCGATCCTCCATTCCAAAAAATATTGAAATTCAGAGTGCAATCCAGAAAAACTGCGGAGCAATATGGGCGAACGCCACTCAACTGCATCAAATTGCGATGAATTTAATTACTAATGCTTATCATGCCATGGAGAATATGGACGGGGCGAAAATTGAGGTGTCTCTCAGAGAGGTGGATCGAGGTTCTGATGATCATGGCTCCTCTGAAATATTGGGGGATAGGCAGTTGTTGTTTTCCGTAAGCGATACAGGCGCTGGCATCCCTCCAGAAATCATGGACAAAATTTTCGAGCCGTATTTTACGACTAAAAAGCAGGGAAAAGGCACGGGGCTTGGTTTGGCAGTTGTTTATGGGATCCTAAAAGAATATGGGGGGGATATCAGGATAGAAAGTGATGTGGGAAAAGGCTCCACATTCCATCTCTATTTCCCCATGATGGAAAAACCAGGTGAATTTGAAAGATCCACCGAAATCCCCAAAATCAAAACTGGTCATGAGCATATTCTTATAGTGGACGATGAGCCCGCTTTGGTCAATTTAGTCAAAACACTGCTGAATAGATTGGGATACCAGGTAACCGCAAGATTGGGGGCAATGGAGGCATTGGAGGCCTTTAAGGCTAATCCTGAAAATTATGATGCAGTCATTTCAGACATGGCTATGCCTAAAATGACCGGGGACCGGCTGGCCGCTGAAATGAAAAAGATTCGGCCTGACATTCCTGTCATGATATGCACAGGATTTAGTGAACGGCTTAATAAAGAAAAAGCGGAAGCTATTGGCATAGAAGGATTTCTTATGAAGCCGTTTAACAAAAATAACCTGGCGGTGATGCTTAGAAAGGTTTTGGATCAGGCAAAAAAATGA
- the tsaD gene encoding tRNA (adenosine(37)-N6)-threonylcarbamoyltransferase complex transferase subunit TsaD yields MKTILGIESSCDETAAAVVSRGTEILSSVVASQIKVHAPYGGVVPELASRKHLESIAPVVEQALEEAGISRDQVDGVAVTRGPGLVGALLVGFSFAKAYALALDVPWVGVNHLLGHIHSVLMSPSPPEFPFAALLVSGGHTSIYKVSSRTDMEVMGQTRDDAAGEAFDKVSKAMGLGYPGGEIISKLAESGDPHKISFPRSWLDKKKFDFSFSGIKTAVGRYMQVHEETWQDEKADIAASFQEAVVEVLATKLINAAKSIGCPRVAVAGGVAANACLRDRVTQLAAKAGMSVHLPDISLCGDNAAMIAAAGYYKLVAGERAPLNMDVFSRVEKM; encoded by the coding sequence ATGAAAACAATCCTTGGAATCGAATCATCCTGCGACGAAACCGCCGCCGCCGTGGTCAGCCGCGGAACGGAAATCCTATCCTCGGTGGTCGCCTCCCAAATCAAGGTGCACGCCCCTTACGGCGGTGTGGTGCCGGAACTGGCCTCACGCAAGCATTTGGAAAGCATCGCCCCCGTGGTGGAGCAAGCCCTGGAAGAGGCTGGAATATCGCGGGATCAAGTGGACGGAGTAGCCGTAACGCGCGGCCCCGGTCTGGTGGGCGCCTTGCTGGTGGGATTCTCCTTCGCCAAAGCCTACGCCTTGGCTTTAGACGTCCCCTGGGTGGGCGTGAACCATCTTTTGGGGCATATCCACTCGGTCCTTATGTCGCCCTCCCCTCCTGAATTCCCATTCGCCGCGTTGCTGGTTTCCGGCGGACACACCAGCATCTATAAAGTAAGCTCCCGCACGGACATGGAAGTCATGGGCCAGACCCGGGACGACGCTGCAGGCGAAGCGTTTGACAAGGTGTCCAAAGCCATGGGCCTGGGGTATCCGGGCGGCGAAATTATCAGCAAGCTGGCGGAAAGCGGAGACCCTCACAAAATCAGCTTTCCCAGATCCTGGCTGGACAAGAAAAAATTCGACTTTTCCTTTTCAGGCATCAAAACCGCGGTGGGCCGGTATATGCAGGTGCACGAAGAAACCTGGCAGGATGAGAAGGCGGACATCGCCGCCAGTTTTCAGGAAGCCGTGGTGGAAGTTTTGGCGACCAAGCTGATCAACGCAGCCAAAAGCATTGGCTGCCCCAGAGTGGCCGTGGCGGGAGGCGTGGCCGCCAACGCCTGCTTAAGGGATCGTGTGACCCAATTGGCGGCCAAGGCAGGCATGAGCGTGCACTTGCCGGACATCTCCCTGTGCGGAGACAACGCCGCCATGATCGCCGCCGCAGGATATTACAAACTCGTCGCCGGAGAACGCGCGCCCCTGAATATGGACGTTTTTTCCCGGGTGGAGAAAATGTGA